One window of the Klebsiella oxytoca genome contains the following:
- the hisC gene encoding histidinol-phosphate transaminase, with protein MSIEDLARANVRALTPYQSARRLGGKGDVWLNANEFPTAVEFQLTEHTLNRYPEPQPKAVIERYAQYAGVKPEQVLVSRGADEGIELLIRAFCEPGQDAVLYCPPTYGMYSVSAETIGVTCRTVPTLADWQLDLPGIAANLDSVKVVFVCSPNNPTGQIINPKDFRSLLEMARGKAIVVADEAYIEFCPQATLAAWLNEYPHLVVLRTLSKAFALAGLRCGFTLANAEVINVLLKVIAPYPLSTPVADIATQALSAEGIAAMRARVAQILDERDYLVNQLRSIACVEEVFDSETNYVLARITASSAVFKSLWDQGIILRDQNKQPSLSGCLRITIGTRAESQRVIDALTAENV; from the coding sequence ATGAGCATCGAAGATTTAGCCCGCGCCAACGTCCGCGCGCTGACGCCGTATCAGTCTGCTCGCCGTCTGGGCGGCAAAGGCGATGTCTGGCTGAACGCTAACGAATTCCCGACGGCAGTAGAGTTCCAGCTGACCGAGCATACGCTGAACCGCTATCCGGAACCGCAGCCGAAAGCGGTCATTGAACGCTATGCGCAGTATGCCGGAGTCAAACCGGAGCAGGTGCTGGTCAGCCGCGGCGCCGATGAAGGCATCGAACTGCTGATCCGCGCTTTTTGCGAACCGGGTCAGGATGCAGTGCTTTACTGCCCGCCAACCTATGGTATGTACAGCGTCAGCGCCGAGACCATCGGCGTAACCTGCCGCACGGTGCCAACGCTTGCCGACTGGCAGCTGGACCTACCTGGTATCGCCGCCAATCTTGACAGCGTTAAAGTGGTTTTCGTCTGCAGCCCGAATAACCCCACCGGACAGATCATCAACCCGAAAGATTTCCGTTCTCTGCTGGAAATGGCGCGCGGTAAAGCCATCGTAGTGGCGGATGAAGCCTATATTGAGTTCTGTCCGCAGGCGACGCTGGCAGCCTGGCTGAACGAATATCCGCACCTGGTGGTTTTGCGTACCCTGTCCAAAGCGTTCGCGCTGGCCGGACTGCGCTGCGGTTTTACCCTCGCCAACGCCGAGGTGATTAACGTGTTGCTGAAGGTTATCGCCCCTTACCCGCTTTCTACCCCGGTTGCCGATATCGCCACCCAGGCGCTGAGCGCGGAAGGGATTGCCGCCATGCGCGCCCGCGTGGCGCAGATCCTCGACGAGCGCGATTATCTGGTGAACCAACTGCGCAGCATTGCCTGCGTTGAAGAAGTATTCGATTCCGAGACCAACTACGTTCTGGCGCGAATCACCGCCTCCAGCGCGGTGTTTAAATCTTTGTGGGATCAGGGCATTATCTTGCGTGACCAGAATAAACAACCTTCATTAAGCGGCTGTTTGCGTATCACTATCGGTACCCGCGCAGAGAGCCAGCGCGTCATTGACGCTTTGACTGCGGAGAATGTATGA